Genomic window (Luteibacter yeojuensis):
AAGCCCTTGTCGGACAAGGCTTCAGGGTGGACGCCGATTTGCGCAATGAAAAGGTCGGATATAAAATCCGCGAGCATACGTTGCAGAAGGTCCCCTATCTCATCGTGGTCGGCGACCGCGAGCGGGAAACCGGTACCATTTCCGTGCGTACCCGCGGTGGCGAAGACCTCGGCAGCATGCCGCTGGCTCAATTCGTCCAACGTTTGGAAGCCGAGACCCGCCAATAAGGCCGCGGGTCCGGTATTGGGATCATTCTTCTGGAGGATAGCGGTATCGCTACGACCGAAAACAAGGGCAATCGCAAGAACAACGAGATCCGCGTCCCGCGGGTCCGCGTGCTTGGCGTCGAAGGTGAGCAGCTGGGCATCATGGACACCCGTGACGCCATCCGCGCCGCCGAAGACCTCGGCATGGACCTCGTCGAAATCCAGCCGAACGGCGATCCGCCGGTCTGCCGCATCATGGATTACGGCAAGTTCAAATTCGAAGCCCAGAAGAAGGCCCAGGCCGCCAAGAAGAAGCAGAAGCAGGTCGAGATCAAGGAAGTGAAGTTCCGTCCGGTCACGGACGTCGGCGACTACCAGATCAAGCTGCGCAACATGCTTCGCTTCCTCGAGGAAGGCGACAAGGTCAAGGTCACGATCCGCTTCCGCGGCCGCGAGATGTCCCACCAGGACCTCGGCCAGAACCTGGCCCGGAAAATCCAGGAAGACGTGGGCGAGAACGGCTCCGTGGAGCAGTTCCCCCGCCTGGAAGGCCGTCAGATGGTCATGATGATCGGCCCGAAGAAGAAGGCCTGATTCCGAACCTGTGGGAGCCGCTATAGCGGCGAGAAGCCCACGGAGCGGTGAAGTGGGAAGATTGATTGCCGGAGCGGCAGGGCAGATGCCCTCGCCGCTATAGCGGCTCCTACACATCCCCTTAAGATTCATGTAGAATCGCCGGCTCGGTCCGAATGGATGGGCCGAACCACCGTACCCGGCAGGAAGGAAAGTGCAGGCGCCTCAAGGCCTTGCCGCCGGATCAGTCAGCAACCGAATACGGAGCATTCCGATGCCCAAGATCAAGACCAACCGGGCGGCGGCGAAGCGTTTTCGCAAGACCGCTTCCGGCAAGTTCAAGGCCGGTCACGCCTTCAAGTCGCACATCCTGACGAAGAAGTCGACCAAGCGTAAGCGCGGCCTGCGCGCTCCCAACCACGTCAAGGCGTGCGACACCAAGGGTGTGGCTCGCATGTTGCCGTATCTCTAAGGGAGGCTTGAACCATGGCTCGTGTTAAGCGTGGCGTTACCGCCCGTCGTCGTCACAAGAAGATCATCGGCCGTGCCAAGGGCTATTACAACGCCCGCCGCAAGGTATTCCGCGTAGCCAACCAGGCCGTCATCAAGGCCGGTCAGTACGCCTACATCGGCCGCAAGCAGCGCAAGCGTCAGTTCCGCGCGCTGTGGATCGTCCGTATCAACGCCGCCGCCCGTCAGTTCGGCCTGTCGTACAGCCGCCTGATCAACGGTCTGGCCAAGGCCAACATCTCGGTGGACCGCAAGGTCCTCGCCGACCTGGCCGTGCACGACATCAAGGCGTTTGGCGCGATCGCAGAGAAGGCCAAGGCCAGTCTGGCTGCGTAATCCGCTTTACCACGCGCGGTAGCGATACGGCGCGATGATGGATCACGTGGGGAGAAGGCCTGGCCTTCTCCCCATTTTTTTTGCGATAGCGTCGCCCCTGCGAAGGCAGGGGGCCAGTGACTTCCGCGGCTCCGTTAGGGTCACTGGGTTCCTGCCTTCGCAGGAACGACGTTGTCGAGTCTCTTTATGAGTCAGGAAACCTGATGGAATCGATCGAGCATGTCGACGCGTCCCTGCGGGACATCGAAGCCGCCCCCTCGCTCGAGGCGCTGGACGCCCTGCGCGTGGCCCTGCTGGGCAAGAACGGCGCCGTCACGGCGGCCTTGAAGGCCCTGGGCCAGCTCAGCGGCGACGAGCGCAAGGCGCGCGGCGCCGAGGTCAACCGCACCAAGGAGCGCCTCGCCGATGCCATCGCGCTCCGCAAGCAGTCGCTGGAGCAGGCCGAGCTGGACCGCCGGCTCGCCTCCGAGCGCATCGACGTGACCCTGCCGGGCCGCGACGGCGAATACGGCGGCATCCATCCGATCACCCGCGCCCTCGAACGTATCGCGGACATCTTCGGCCGCCTCGGCTACCAGCGTGCCGACGGTCCCGAGATCGAGGACGACTGGCACAACTTCGAGGCGCTGAACTTCCCGCCGCATCATCCGGCGCGGGCCATGCACGACACCTTCTACTTCGGCGACGGGCGCCTGCTGCGCACGCATACCTCGCCGGTGCAGATCCGTTCGATGCAGGGCCGCCAGCCGCCGATCCGCATCATCGCGCCGGGCAAGGTCTATCGCAGCGATTCCGACCAGACCCACTCGCCGATGTTCCACCAGATCGAGGGCCTGCTGGTCGACGAGACCTCCAGCTTCGCCGACCTGAAGGGCACGCTGGCCGAGTTCGTGCGCGCGTTCTTCGAGCGCGACTTCGAGATGCGCTTCCGCCCGAGCTACTTCCCCTTCACCGAGCCCTCGGCCGAGGTCGACATCCGCTGGGACGCCGAGGACGGCAGCACGCGCTGGCTCGAGGTGCTGGGTTGCGGCATGGTCCATCCGACCGTGCTGGCGAATTGCGGCATCGATCCGGAACGCTATACCGGCTTCGCCTTCGGCCTGGGCGTGGAGCGCTTCGCCATGCTCCGCTACGGCGTGGGCGACCTGCGCGCCTTCTTCGAGAACGACCTGCGCTTCCTGCGTCAGTTCGCCTGATCGATCCCAAGTTCAACGAGTCGCTCCCATGAAATTCTCCGAAAACTGGCTACGCGAACTGGTGACCATCGATGCCGATCGCGCGGCACTGGTACACGCGTTGACGATGTCGGGCCTCGAGGTCGAAGAGGTCACGCCGCTGGGCGAAGGCCTCGACGGCGTCGTCGTGGCCGAGATCGTCGAGGCCGCAAAGCATCCCGAAGCCGACCGCCTCCAGGTGTGCAAGGTGGACGCGGGGCAGGGCGAGCTCCTGCAGATCGTCTGCGGCGCGCCCAATGCGCGGGTCGGCATCCGCGTGCCGCTCGCGAAAGTCGGTGCCACGCTGCCCGGCAACATCCAGATCAAGGCCGCGAAGCTGCGCGGCGTCGAGTCGTTCGGCATGCTCTGCTCGGCGAAGGAGCTCGGCATCGACGCCGATGCCTCCGGCCTGCTTGAACTGCCGGCCGATGCACCGGTGGGCAAGCCGCTGGCCGAGTATCTTGGCCTGCCAGACGCCACCATCGAGCTGAAGATCACCCCGAACCGCCCCGACGTGCTCGGCCTGAACGGTCTCGCCCATGACGTGGCCGCCCTGTTCGGCAGTCGCGTGAAGCCGGCCGGCAGTGCGGATGCCGCGGTAGGCTCCCGTCTTTCGCGTCCCGTGCGCCTCGAAGCCGGTGCCGATGCGCCGCGTTACCTCGGTCGCGTGATCGAGGGCGTGGACGCCACCGCGCGTTCGCCGCTGTGGCTGGCCGAGCGCCTGCGCCGCTCGGGCATCCGTCCCATCAGCGCCATTGTCGACATCACCCAGTACGTGATGCTCGAGCTTGGCCATCCCCTGCATGCGTTCGACAACGACGCATTGTCCGGCGCCATACGGGTCCGCCATGCGGACGAGGGCGAGACGTTGAAGCTGCTCGACGGCAACGACGCGAAGCTCGATCCGTCCTTCGTCGTGATCGCCGACGAGGCGCGTCCACTCGCCGTGGCCGGCGTCATGGGCGGCTTCGAGTCGCGGGTGACCGACAGCACGCGCGACGTGTTCCTCGAGGCCGCGCATTTCGCGCCGTCCGCGATCATGGGCCGTGCCCGCAAGCTCGGCCTGCACACCGATGCCTCGCACCGTTACGAGCGCGGCGTCGACCCGGCCCTGCCCAGGCGCGCCATGGAGCGCGCGACGGAGCTCCTCTTGCAGATCGCCGGCGGCAAGGCCGGCCCGGTCACGGTGGCCGAGCGGC
Coding sequences:
- the infC gene encoding translation initiation factor IF-3, with protein sequence MEDSGIATTENKGNRKNNEIRVPRVRVLGVEGEQLGIMDTRDAIRAAEDLGMDLVEIQPNGDPPVCRIMDYGKFKFEAQKKAQAAKKKQKQVEIKEVKFRPVTDVGDYQIKLRNMLRFLEEGDKVKVTIRFRGREMSHQDLGQNLARKIQEDVGENGSVEQFPRLEGRQMVMMIGPKKKA
- the pheS gene encoding phenylalanine--tRNA ligase subunit alpha, giving the protein MESIEHVDASLRDIEAAPSLEALDALRVALLGKNGAVTAALKALGQLSGDERKARGAEVNRTKERLADAIALRKQSLEQAELDRRLASERIDVTLPGRDGEYGGIHPITRALERIADIFGRLGYQRADGPEIEDDWHNFEALNFPPHHPARAMHDTFYFGDGRLLRTHTSPVQIRSMQGRQPPIRIIAPGKVYRSDSDQTHSPMFHQIEGLLVDETSSFADLKGTLAEFVRAFFERDFEMRFRPSYFPFTEPSAEVDIRWDAEDGSTRWLEVLGCGMVHPTVLANCGIDPERYTGFAFGLGVERFAMLRYGVGDLRAFFENDLRFLRQFA
- the rpmI gene encoding 50S ribosomal protein L35, yielding MPKIKTNRAAAKRFRKTASGKFKAGHAFKSHILTKKSTKRKRGLRAPNHVKACDTKGVARMLPYL
- the rplT gene encoding 50S ribosomal protein L20 — encoded protein: MARVKRGVTARRRHKKIIGRAKGYYNARRKVFRVANQAVIKAGQYAYIGRKQRKRQFRALWIVRINAAARQFGLSYSRLINGLAKANISVDRKVLADLAVHDIKAFGAIAEKAKASLAA